In the genome of Natronomonas salina, the window CTCGCCGTAGACGAGCGCGGTGACGAGCGGCGCGAGTAGCGGGATGGCCATGAACTTCAGCACGGTGCCGACGAGGCTCACCGAGAGGCGGTAGTCAACGCGAACGGCCATTGACACTTCACCCTGCGTCCCCCCGAGGGATTACTGTTTGGTGATGCGTCGATGCGGACTCGTCGTCGTGGCAACTGTCGCGGTCCCCCGGTCCTCCGTGTGCAATTCCAGCGGGAACGGGACTCCCCGGATGGCTATCCCAGCAGCGAGAAGACGGCTTCGTATCGGGGGTTTCAGTATGTATTCATGACCGTCCGGGTGTTTGCGGGTTCCTTCGTCGCTCCAAGCAACTGCCTGGCATTTTCTAACTGGTAATAGGAATCTAAGTTAACGGATGCTATCGAACGAATATGTCCCACGAAGCGATGGACCCTCCGGCTGTGCGGCGAGGCGATCACGCGAGCGACGACGGAGCGGTGAGTGATTCTCTCGCGGAAGAGACGACCCGATTGGCGTCGACTCTCGCCACGGTCTACCGTGGGTCGGTGACCGTCGACGTGGAGGACGCGTCACCCAGTGATCGATACCTCCGTATCACCCCCGCCGACGCGAGGTCCACGTCCGTCCTGGAGACGGTCGAAGCCCACCTTCGAGATATCGAGGCGCAGTCCCCCGAGTGTTTCCTGTACAAGTCCAGGGACGACAAACTCTACGTGAAACTCGTCGAAGATTCCGAGAACTTCGACGACAGCGCCTGGATGTGGGTCTGACGAATCCGTTCCGCCAATCCGAGTCTCGTTTCCGTCGTCTCTTCCTCAAGAAATAGCTGAAAAACCGCACTTCCGGAAATCCTGGTCAACCGGGGGACTACTCTCTGCGTCGCCGAGTCGAGAGCAGGAGTGCCGTTGCGGCGAGTGCGAGGAGGGCCGCGAGTCCGCCGAGTCCGGGGCCGTCACCCGACGCCTCCTCGGGGCTACTGACGCTCTCCTCCGTCGCGGTGTCGGTGCTCTCTCCCGACTCGTCCGCCGATTCGGTGTCCTCCTGGTCAGTCTCGCTGGAAGACGTCGTGGAGTCGTCGCTACCGGTCACCGTGACCGTCACCGGGGTGGACTGTTCCTCGGTCCCGGTCGGCGTCTCGTCCGCGCTCGAACTCGACACGCCATCCGATCCACCGCTCGTGTCGCGGTCGGTCTCGTCCGGCGTCGCCGTCTCGGTGGTTGTGTCACTGCTGCTCGCCGAGAGCCCGCCGTCCGCCCCGGCGGTGGTCGAGGGTTCCGGCGTCTGCGTCGCCGTCGCCTCGGGCGTCGAGGTGGGCGTCGCCGTGGCCGTCTCCTCCGGCGTCGCCTCGTCGGCGCGCTCGCCGAGTGCGTAGGTGCCGTCGTCCTGGACCGTCACCGAGACCGCGCCGTCGGTCGGTTGCAGCGCCGACTCGTACGTCGTCCAGCCGTCCGCGTGCCGGAGCACGTCGACCGAGTCGTGACTCCCGCTGGGGAGCGTGACCTCTGCGCTCCCGTCGAGTCGCGAGAGGGCCACGCCGTCGTCGAACGTCCGGTCGTCGGAATCCGAGTTCAGGTCGCTCTGCGGGACGCCCGTGGCGTCGAACTCCTCCTCGTCCTCGACGTCGACGGTCGCGTCGCCGACCTGGACGTCCGCGAGCGACGTCCTGATATCCGAGTTCAGGTCGCTCTCGCCGTTCCCGGCGAGCGTCGACCCCGAGATATCGAGGTGGACCGCGTTCGAGAACGCCTTGATACCGTGCTTGCTGTTGTCCGTGACCGTGGTGTCCTCGATCGTGTAGGTGTCGCCGCGGCCGCCGACGACCATCCCCGAGCCGTCGTTCCCGGAGAGTTCGACCGCCGTCATCGTCACGCCGGAGCTCTCCGTCGTGTGGAAGCCGGTCGCGCCGTTGTCGTTGAACGTCGTCGCGTCGACGGTGATCGGGCCGCTCGATGCAGCGGTGAAGCCGACTTCCGCGTTCCCGTCGACTCGGCTCTCGCTGATCTGGATGTCGGCCGCGACGTAGTCGGCGTCGACGCCGACATCGTTGCCGGTCGCCGTGACGCTCTGGAGGACGATCTGCCCGGAGGGGCCGTAGGTGGCGTCGACGCCGGTCCCGAACCCGTCGACGGTCGCGTCCTGCAGCGTGAAGTCGTCGCTGCTGCCGCCGGCCAGCGAGACGCCGCTACTGTCGGTGTCGCTTCCGGGCCCGGAGATCGTGTGGCCGTCGCCGTCGATCGTGACGGGGTAGGCCTGGACGTCGAAGCAGGCGCCGGTCTCGCTGGTCTCGACGTCGCTGGCGAGCGTGTAGGTGCCGGACTCGTTGATCGTCGTACAGCTGTCGACCGTCCGGTGGCTATCGGCGCTGGCGACGCCGGCGATGCCCCCCGCCAGCAGCATACTCGCGACGGTGAGCACTGCAGCGGCGATCATGATCGACCGCGGTCGGTACCAGTGGAAACGTGCCGAATGTAGATCCGTCATGGGCTGTGGAGTCGGTGACTGGTCGGTGACTCCGGGGGTACACACCCATATTTACCAACTACGATTACTGAGTCGGACGCGGGATTCTACTGTCGGCCGGGCCTAAATCGAAGCTCGTCCCGTCCTAGCCGGTGGAAGCGTAGCGATGCCTCTGGATTACATCTTGGTCGGCCAGTTGTGCCCTCGCTAGTATCACTGCTCATATGCCGGCCTGCCGGCATGTGTTTCGTCGACGAGAGACGGGAGTGTAGAGATGATATTGGTGTGAGAATCCGAGTAAAGGTCTAGCTTATCCCTCTCCCGTCCTTTGTTTCGTATACAGTTCTCGAAAGTACACAGTATGCGTCCGCTCTTTCATGCAGTGGACGTCTTTTAGGCGGCGACGCGCCGTCCATTCCCGCGGACCGCCACGTGGTTCGCATACAGAGTTCACACGGTGCCTGTAGAACGCGGACCACACCATGACACTCCAACAGACCTTCCAAGCCGACCGGAAAGACGAACTCCTGACCATCCTCTCGGAGGCGAAGCGACGTGCCATCCTGACGCATCTACAGGACGCCGACGACGGCGTCGCGACCGTCCAAGAGCTCGCGAACGAGATCGACCTGCAGAAAGACGGCGACTCCGGGGTGACTCCCGTGGAGCTAGTCCACTCGGATCTCC includes:
- a CDS encoding DUF7344 domain-containing protein, translated to MTLQQTFQADRKDELLTILSEAKRRAILTHLQDADDGVATVQELANEIDLQKDGDSGVTPVELVHSDLPRLEDAGVVEFDQRSRTVRYQGSTELERLLQFVVADL
- a CDS encoding right-handed parallel beta-helix repeat-containing protein, producing MIAAAVLTVASMLLAGGIAGVASADSHRTVDSCTTINESGTYTLASDVETSETGACFDVQAYPVTIDGDGHTISGPGSDTDSSGVSLAGGSSDDFTLQDATVDGFGTGVDATYGPSGQIVLQSVTATGNDVGVDADYVAADIQISESRVDGNAEVGFTAASSGPITVDATTFNDNGATGFHTTESSGVTMTAVELSGNDGSGMVVGGRGDTYTIEDTTVTDNSKHGIKAFSNAVHLDISGSTLAGNGESDLNSDIRTSLADVQVGDATVDVEDEEEFDATGVPQSDLNSDSDDRTFDDGVALSRLDGSAEVTLPSGSHDSVDVLRHADGWTTYESALQPTDGAVSVTVQDDGTYALGERADEATPEETATATPTSTPEATATQTPEPSTTAGADGGLSASSSDTTTETATPDETDRDTSGGSDGVSSSSADETPTGTEEQSTPVTVTVTGSDDSTTSSSETDQEDTESADESGESTDTATEESVSSPEEASGDGPGLGGLAALLALAATALLLSTRRRRE